The Oncorhynchus kisutch isolate 150728-3 linkage group LG8, Okis_V2, whole genome shotgun sequence DNA segment GTGTATTTGTTGCCGGGATTTACCGACCCTCTGCTGCCATGGTGGATGCTTTTGGTGCTATATCCGAGTATTTAACACCTTTTTTTTGTCCTCTGAGTTGGTCATTTTAGGGGATATTCCTGGCATCAGATCAATTTAAGAGTATATGCATTGATTTTAATCTGATTCCATTGATCTCAAAACCCTTATTGATTGATTTCATTCTTACTAATAACCCCCATAAATATTTGTCTAGTGTAGTATTTGCATATGCTCTCAGTGATCACTGTCCCATAGTATGTATCAGAGATAAGAAACAGCAAAATACTAGTcctcttttttaaatttaactaggcaatttagttaaaaacaaattcatgtttacaatgacggcctaccccggccaaaccctcccctaattcggacgacactgggccaattgtgcatcgccctatgggacatcgccctatgggacttagTGAcaccagtgccttagacctctgcgcaaCTCAGTAAAAACCCTCAAAGGTTCTAGAACATTTCTCCTCCATATTTATTCCTATGGCAGATAAACACACCCCTTTTAAACAATTCAGAGTCAAAGATAGATCTAACCCTTGATTTTCTTCTGAGCTATCTGAGCTCATTCAGATGAGAAACCAAAGCAAGGAAAACTGACTCTGTGGAGGACTGGCAATCTTTAAGACGATTGAGAAAAGAAAGCTgctaaaaaataaaaaccaaGCTACTTGTTGAGCTCTATCTCTGACTCTGCTGGTGATCCTTCTAAGTTTTGGAAAACAGTAAATGCACTGAGGTATACAAATTCCTAAAAGGGCATTGTGCTGCCCTCTTCATTGACCTGTCAAAGGCTTTCCATACTGTTGATCACTCACGGCTAATTTTGAGGCTTTCTTAAATTGGCCTAGACCAGGTAGCATGTAGGGAAAgggatttagatttttttggttactacacgattccatatgtgttatttagatagttttgatgtctttaaattattctacaaagtagaaaatagtaaaaagaaagaaaaaaaaagccttgaatgaggaggtgtgtccaaacgtttgtaCTGTATATGAATGCAGCTAGCATTTCATTAAAGccattggatgcagtttatcatagcACACTGCTCTTTATTACGGCTAACAATTTTAGTATTCAttactgcattctctaccagaaagttggttggccctctgtgatgtcattactgcattctctaccagaaagttggttggctctctgtgatgtcattactgcattctctaccagaaagttggttggccctctgtgatgtcattactgcattctctaccagaaagttggttggccctctttgatgtcacgTAGGTTGATACATTGCAATGTTTTCATTTATAAATCCCTTTTATAGAAAGAGATcctggtctcagtatgactcactgataaaataaaggtgaaataaatatcaTTAATCTATCCTTAAATTAATTAATCTATCTTTAATATCATTAATCTATCCTTAATATCATTAATCTATCCTTAATATCATTAATCTATCCTTAATATCATTAATCTATCCTTAATATCATTAATCTATCCTTAATATCATTAATCTATCCTTAATATCATTAATCTATCCTTAATATCATTAATCTATCCTTAATATCATTAATCTATCCTTAATATCATTAATCTATCCTTAATATCATTAATCTATCCTTAATATCATTAATCTATCCTTAATATCATTAATCTATCTGTAATATCATTAATATATCTGTAATATCATTAATCTATCCTTAATATCATTAATCTATCTGTAATATCATTAATATATCTGTAATATCATTAATCTATCTTTAATATCATTAATATATCTGTAATATCATTAATCTATCCTTAATATCATTAATCTATCCTTAATATCATTAATCTATCCTTAATATCATTAATCTATCTTTAATATCATTAATATATCTGTAATGAATacaatgggagacagagagctggtttcaagcgcagggtgcagcaggtgtttatttgtaaaggaccacaggaggagtcaggtagctgggtccaggggcaggcagtaggtcatacacagggggtcaaaaaggcaacagtacaggcagtgaAAAGGCTAGTAAAGTAGTCCGGAAGATCAGGCAAGAGGTTGATGACAGGGAATctgataggctaaagtacaggcagggaattgTTAAAGGCATTGTTAGTGAGAATGgccaaaactatgaaacacaggAGGATTAACAGGAAAAACGTATCAatacaaacaatacctcacaaagatGGGATGCAAAGAACTGAATGAAATAGTGTGTgttaatgacatacaggtgtgtgaacaggtgatcagaattcaggtgattgggatctggagagtgagctgcctTCAAGGGATCTATGTTTTTGAGAGtctgagctggaaagtgggctgcgttcaggggatctatgtgtttgagagcatgagttggaagcagacattAAAATATCATTAATATCATTAATCAGTAATATCATGAATCTATTCTTAATTTCTTTAATCCTTAATATCTTTCCTTACTGTGTTTGATCTTTTCTCAGGAGAAAGCAGTTTTTGTGAATGTTGAATAGCCACCATGAGGCCCGCTGGTCTTTCCATTTTCATTGCCATCCTCTCAGCCTGTGTCCTGGGGTGCGGCTCCATGTGGCCTTACTCCAGACCGGAGTGGCAACAGGTTAACATTGATCGGCCAAATGAAGTGGAAATTCACTTAGTGCTTGGGCCATCCGATGTCTTCATCAATGACCAAGCTTATATTAGTTACGCATCTTCTTACATCAAAGGGAAAGCAGCTAAGGTGTGTGTTATGAAAGCAAACATAGACCAAAACGGTCAAACAACATTTAATGTGCTTAGCATGCCAGATGGGATGAGCAATGCACTTATTGAGAACGCTGATAGAGTCAAGATTACCTTGATTTCTCATGGTTACAGAAAACTTGTAGAGTTAACAAACTATGGTCAGAAACATTTTGGCGTGGActacaacatcaacaacatgaatTACCATGAACTGGCTAATGTGGTGAAGGTATTGGTCAGCAATATGAAAAAACCCCAAGTTGAAATGCGATTCATTGTGTGCAATGCTGGAACGGATGCCGCAAGCAATTACATGACTGGATTCATGAAGGAGGTGAATAATAATCATCTAGGGTTCCAACTCCATAAGATTGTGGCGTACGACACCTTCCTGTCAACAACCGACACATTTAATGTTTACCAAACCCAAATGGGCGATGTTCCTGAAAACCTATTCTGGATTTATGAGCAAACGGGTATGGAACCTTTTCCTTCTGTCTTGAACCATGGGCAAATGAGGTATGAAATGATCATAAAAGATCAAAGAAGATGTTTGTTTACTTATgaaaatggaaatgtgtttcGCAGCCCCTTGCGAAAAAttactaataataataaccaaATGGAGGTCGATTTGGAAACAAACATAAACCAGCTTAATGACCAAAACAGCTTTGGGGAGCAGCTAGATATGAACTTACATGGTTGTTATAAGAAGAGGCGACGACGCAGAAATGTGTGCAATTCAGAAGAGTATGTGGTGAAGGACAAGTCACTGCGCATTAAAGACGGTCAAGTGGAGGTGGAAGTGGCAAGCAGGAGGAATCCAGAGGACACCCACCTGGTCTCCTTCCCTCTAGATGAGTCCAGAACCTTCTACACCCGGCAGATCGAAGAGAATGCCATGCATCAGGGCAGTCGGATGAAAGCGGCAGGTGGGGGTGCCTTGGACAAGATCAACAGAGGCATGGCGGTGTATGGCATTGTGGCTGGCTTCATTGGGGCGGGGAAGTTTTTTGCAGAGAATGATACAGCCAGAGGTGCCTTCACTCTCACCCAGTCTCTACACGGGCTTGGGGGGCTGACTGGCGTGAATCAACAGctctccaaaatgtcccagaaaatattaaaaagCACCATCCGTAAAGGGGCAGAGAGATTGGGTCTAGAGAAGACATTGGAGAGAGTAAGCGGCTCACTGGAAAGAGTTCAGGAGAGTGCCGCTGGACAGTTTCTGAAGGACATTCCCTTCGTTGGCTTGGGTTTCCAATTCTATTTCATAGCTGAAGATTCTGTAGCGATTCAGACAAGCAACAACTCTGACCCAGAACAGAATAAATATTATGGCTTAAAAGTTTCAAACTTAGTCTTGGACGTGTCAACCACTGTGTTGTCCATCGCTGAAGTGGCCTTCCCTCCGGCCGCACTCATTCTGGAGCCCATAATCATTGGCCTGACCATAGTTAGGATGTCTCTCAGTGATTTTTACTGCGATGTTGTGAGTGAGCTGGACCGGCTGCCCAAGGGGGCTAATGACATACAGAAACTGACTGCTGTTttaaaagggttaggggaaggtgcTTTGGATTTTGGGACTGGAGGGCTGCTGAGACAGATGAAAGAGGTGGATGAAGAATACAGAAAAAACCAAGAGCTTCTGCGGAAATTGTCTTCCCCCGGTGCCTATTACAGAATAGTGGCCAATGACGGTAACGTAAGCACCATCGACCTGACGGAAGGGGAGCTCTCACAGTACGGGGGTTTGATAACGGTCCGACTGTCGAACCACGGCAATGTTACCATTCATGTTGGAGGCATTGATGATGGGCGAGGCGGGGTCAAAACCATTGTGAAAACATTCCACAACCCCGCCATTCAGAGCATCATTCTTGGGGTGGGGGAGTCTCGCCAGTTCCTGTACACCCAGAAGACTGCAAACCTGTGGTGGGTCATCCCAGTGCACTCCAAAAAGGTAATCTGTGGAGAACTCCTGCTCCGCTCCTCCCTGTTCGGCACCTATTATGGGAATGACAAGGACAACTCATTCTTTGCCCTCCATCAACCGTCAGCAGAGCAGCCTCCACCAGCTCCCTCAGACCCTTGCGCTTATGGAGGCCTGGATTTGGACTACGTGATCCGGAACTACCGCTACACCATCCACGGTCATGGGGGGGATGACATTTTCTTTCTCGGGTCGCAGGCTTCGGTGCTCTCTGGCGGAGAAGGGAGGGACCTTTACGTCTTTCCCACAGACGGAAGCATTTCCGAGATTGACAATTTCTCCCACGATTTGTTTGAGGATCACCTGTTGATAAAAGCACCTTTCAGCCGCATTGATTGTATCCGGAATCAAAACGATCTTCTCCTCGTTTACGGACAACAGAAGAAGCACCAGATCACCATTAGGAACTGGTTTACCCACAGTAACGTTGACTACTATCAGCACATGACATTTCAGTCTTCTGATGGCGTCATGTTTAAAATAGCAGACAGAGGACTTATGGGGCACAAGTTCCATACTAACTGTGTCCCGGAAACTCTGGACAACACCAAATCCCAAAGTCCGATATCTCTCAGACTGGAGGGGCTTTACCAAAGTGTAATCAGGGTTTTGGGCAGCAATTTTAGTGACAGCATTTTAGGCAACAAGAGGGACAACGTTCTCAATGGTGGTCCGGGAGCAGATGTActtgaaggaggagagggagccgACACCTATGAGATCTTTCCAGCAGAAGGCTGTGATATCATCAACAACTACGCCACAGACCAGAAAGTAGACTTGGTGGTGTTTCACGTGCCCTTCCAGAGGATTCGTGCAGAACTGCTGGATGATGGTATTCAGGTGACAGACGAAAAAGAGCCGAAGTCAACGTGCTTCCATTTGCAAAAGTGGAACACTGACAGACAATATCAACACTTGGCGTTTCTGTCTTCTGATCATGTGACTTTTTACATCTCAAAAAGTGAAGACAGTGGGCTGGTAAAGACGCCACTGATTGTCGACCTCAGCACAGAGCAACATGGCAGCACCGTCAACCTCAACAAAACTGACCAACACTTCCACACTGTGGTGACTGTCTTCGACTCCCCCTATGATGACATCGTTGTCGGGAATGTGCTGGGCAATTTCCTCAGCTGCAGCGGGGGcagggaccacctgcagggaggaggtggCAGTGATAAATACGTCATCAAGTCTGGCTGCAGAGGAGCTCATATCAACAATCTCGCAGAAGACAAAACTAGCGACGTTTTGTTTATCCAGTATGCCTGGGGGGAAATCAAAACAGAGCTTCGATTGCCACACCTTGTTTTGAAGGTGGCAGTTGTTAACATTGAAGTCGTCCTGTGGAAGTGGTTCCAGGGTGAGAACTTCCAACACCTGGTTGTGCAGACTTCTGACGGCATCATCTCCACCTTGCCGCTCAATGAGTCCGACCAGGACGTCATGAGTCCCATGGAAATTAACCTCAGCAAGGAGGAGTGTATAGACCAGAAACAAATATTTGACTTGAGCAAAGAGCCCTGGAGGAAAGTGGAAAGGTTCCAAGCCAAATCTAGCAAGTgttcatacactgtgattggaaaCTCGTTGGACAACTTCATTGACCCTGGCATTGGAAACATTTACAAGTACCAGTACCTGCGGGGAGGCAATGGGTCAGACACCTATGTCCTTGGCCATGCATACGGCTATGAGAACGAAATTGACAacgaggcaggagacatgaaaatGGACAACCTCTTTCTCCAGGTCCTCTATGAAGACGTAGAAGTTCTCCTGGAGGGACCCCACATTATCATGTTCTCCCGCTCTAAGAACGACTCGGTCCGTGTACGCTTGCTGAAGTACTTGAAGGGGCCGAAGTTTCAGCACCTCCTGGTTCGTTCCTTGGATGGATTTCTGTTCAAAATCAATGGTGATTCTTACCCCTACAAGTCCGTTCTCAGCATTGACATGGCATCCTCCACCAAGAGCTGCAACATCAGCTGTGCCTCATCAGGAAGTGAATTCAGCAATGTTTCTAGAATACGTGGCGCCACTGCCTTCAGTAACTACATCACGGGGAGCAACGGCAGTTTCCTTATTACCGGGGGCAACATGAATGACTATATCCATGGCAACCAGGGAAGCGAGATGATCGAGGGCTTTGGAGGAAATGACATCATCATCGGAGATGGCGGGAATGACGTcctggaggggggagaaggggaggatgaAATCCAGGGTGGCGAGGGAGACGACTTAATCTACGGGGGAGGTGGGGCCGACAGGATTGACGGGGGTCCTGGGATAGATACAGTATTCTTCAGTGG contains these protein-coding regions:
- the LOC109896219 gene encoding uncharacterized protein LOC109896219 — translated: MRPAGLSIFIAILSACVLGCGSMWPYSRPEWQQVNIDRPNEVEIHLVLGPSDVFINDQAYISYASSYIKGKAAKVCVMKANIDQNGQTTFNVLSMPDGMSNALIENADRVKITLISHGYRKLVELTNYGQKHFGVDYNINNMNYHELANVVKVLVSNMKKPQVEMRFIVCNAGTDAASNYMTGFMKEVNNNHLGFQLHKIVAYDTFLSTTDTFNVYQTQMGDVPENLFWIYEQTGMEPFPSVLNHGQMRYEMIIKDQRRCLFTYENGNVFRSPLRKITNNNNQMEVDLETNINQLNDQNSFGEQLDMNLHGCYKKRRRRRNVCNSEEYVVKDKSLRIKDGQVEVEVASRRNPEDTHLVSFPLDESRTFYTRQIEENAMHQGSRMKAAGGGALDKINRGMAVYGIVAGFIGAGKFFAENDTARGAFTLTQSLHGLGGLTGVNQQLSKMSQKILKSTIRKGAERLGLEKTLERVSGSLERVQESAAGQFLKDIPFVGLGFQFYFIAEDSVAIQTSNNSDPEQNKYYGLKVSNLVLDVSTTVLSIAEVAFPPAALILEPIIIGLTIVRMSLSDFYCDVVSELDRLPKGANDIQKLTAVLKGLGEGALDFGTGGLLRQMKEVDEEYRKNQELLRKLSSPGAYYRIVANDGNVSTIDLTEGELSQYGGLITVRLSNHGNVTIHVGGIDDGRGGVKTIVKTFHNPAIQSIILGVGESRQFLYTQKTANLWWVIPVHSKKVICGELLLRSSLFGTYYGNDKDNSFFALHQPSAEQPPPAPSDPCAYGGLDLDYVIRNYRYTIHGHGGDDIFFLGSQASVLSGGEGRDLYVFPTDGSISEIDNFSHDLFEDHLLIKAPFSRIDCIRNQNDLLLVYGQQKKHQITIRNWFTHSNVDYYQHMTFQSSDGVMFKIADRGLMGHKFHTNCVPETLDNTKSQSPISLRLEGLYQSVIRVLGSNFSDSILGNKRDNVLNGGPGADVLEGGEGADTYEIFPAEGCDIINNYATDQKVDLVVFHVPFQRIRAELLDDGIQVTDEKEPKSTCFHLQKWNTDRQYQHLAFLSSDHVTFYISKSEDSGLVKTPLIVDLSTEQHGSTVNLNKTDQHFHTVVTVFDSPYDDIVVGNVLGNFLSCSGGRDHLQGGGGSDKYVIKSGCRGAHINNLAEDKTSDVLFIQYAWGEIKTELRLPHLVLKVAVVNIEVVLWKWFQGENFQHLVVQTSDGIISTLPLNESDQDVMSPMEINLSKEECIDQKQIFDLSKEPWRKVERFQAKSSKCSYTVIGNSLDNFIDPGIGNIYKYQYLRGGNGSDTYVLGHAYGYENEIDNEAGDMKMDNLFLQVLYEDVEVLLEGPHIIMFSRSKNDSVRVRLLKYLKGPKFQHLLVRSLDGFLFKINGDSYPYKSVLSIDMASSTKSCNISCASSGSEFSNVSRIRGATAFSNYITGSNGSFLITGGNMNDYIHGNQGSEMIEGFGGNDIIIGDGGNDVLEGGEGEDEIQGGEGDDLIYGGGGADRIDGGPGIDTVFFSGDVRTGSGVTVDLHSGRGWGADAENDTFTGVERVIGTEFNDLLIGDNEDNQLIGKFGNDSLVPEHGSDLLCGGPGRDLYILDDSSGVKHIDNFASDGIEDSVLIRNFAPQDACFFTLEGNLVVSLHYRDPLLNLIGRNSLTVILDNWSSNRSLYQHISFAFANNTLTDSSYFNSAVEISPSLKAFNSSLPPFSVTRANETAIEVEDMALGRVGSVAESMFRYHLKVSDQIFHTDTLPWGNSPSLEITGLLSGVLYTFQLYLTRCEVPVLDLWEAAQRTKPNPPASLKVLHVTHSSVMINWAAPPVGSDPDSERYTYVVLVEEDTGDLVSHFNTSDARAEIRDLKPKCSFRVFVSSVIEEMESQKAVFPPIETLSICFGFIAPSGSTIVEEKMTADGPVAVIECLEGYQLTSSSEIQCTPTDLLLPLNRPCVPRGCIHWHNYVPHGRIISVICLGVDFKSRCHYGTFRPTPPFCCSTPPEINNGFHQSLQHSNSITIVYSCDSGYDLFGVSSFTCQVESGEWFPPPRAGILQCKPSPCLAPPQVPHGKFYSPSGSTTNFKEGDSLYLRCDHFHHISSEDSTITCHGGDWGWITSLCEPDFHLVNIQDGLYDLVGDIVAWRVSFHNIDPYARFACADRQLEFVTLTGTLRSPQVKCRKIKLQTSGSDYTGIVEGNVDGAGWSKICVEDSAAAKAVCGHLFPGHEWTASVINSGRFVSQQTHICDVMGCRFIPETLTCSKQIQCRQRCDPYEVPNGQALCASNFEGEKCDITCNRLYNLEVSSQIQCTSSGWSSFPYCIESGDCGYDNESGPHFMKCLSKLWVEAGCSLQTEGSPTRNPKFVRYWNTMTVSEVRRNMAEFPSKNAFTINTVCEEDEECFPAHATVLTSDGCRRTMAELSVGDRVLAVDAAGRPTFSEVLLWLDRRSGSRERYLLLDTEGSEEPLYITPDHVLFIAPDNATTIDLASDARRVPVFAKDVLPGHLIYLHDPSTGSLEAKRVTEVSEAESLGAYAPLTVEGNLVVDGRLVSCYTLQCRQQLAHLTFIPYRLLHILRSSLSLLGDRLLAPPRQGQEDQEGMHWYANALYQLGLWMGYPFSETCYSTDLLSYHYPRPATGPL